The region AAATTGATTCTCTTATTTAAGGAATCCATCAAGGTAATTTTTAAATCAGGAAATGCAATTTTTAAAGGGATTCCTGGAAAACCTGCTCCTGTTCCTACATCAATGATCCTATAATTTTTTGTTCTCATCTCTTTCACTGCCTTTACCAGGGACAAGCTATCAACAAAGTGCTTTGTGATCACTTCATCCATTTCAGTAATTGCAGTTAAATTCATAAATTTATTCCATTCAATTAATAATTGGAAATAATCATAAAATTGATTTATTTGGTAATTTTTTAATTCGATAGATAATAAATTCAATTCATTCTGAAACTTTTCTTCAAATGCACCTGTCATCATGATTCCTCATTCTTTCTTTTCCAGACTCTTCTGATAACGAAGCTGCTCCAGAAAAACAAGTAAAACAGATATATCTGCCGGTGATACGCCGGATATTCTGGATGCTTGTCCAATGGACATGGGCTTATACAGATTCAGCTTCTGGATGGCTTCTCTTCTAAGGCCCTTTACGGAAGAATAGTCAAATTCCACATCCAGCCTTTTATTCTCCAGCTTTTTGTACTGGATTACCTGCTGTTTCTGCCTGCGGATATATCCATCATACTTAATGTTAATATTGACCTGCTCGATAACATCTTCCGGAAGCAAAGGTCTTTGATTGTCAATATTAGTTAACATAATATAATCCAATTCCGGTCTTCTTACCAGTTCTGCCAAGGTCGTTCCGGTCTTAAGAGGAGTGCTCCCGTTTTCTTCCAAAAACGCCTGGACTTCTCTGGATGCTCCTATATTAGTTGATTCCAGACGCCGGATTTCTTCCTCAATCAACCGTTCCTTTTCCAGAAGTTTTTCATATTGCTCATGGCTTATGAGTCCAATATCATGACCGATTTTCATCAAGCGGAGATCCGCATTATCCTGACGCAGCAAAAGTCTGTATTCCGCTCTGGAGGTCATCATACGGTACGGCTCATGGTTTTCCTTAGTGACAAGGTCATCGATGAGTACGCCGATATAAGCCTGAGAACGATCCAGTACCACCTGTTCTCTGCCCAATAATTTCATGGCAGCATTTACTCCTGCCATAAAGCCCTGAACCGCCGCCTCCTCATATCCCGAGCTTCCATTAAACTGGCCGCCGCAAAACAATCCTCTGATGGACATAAGTTCCAGGGTTGACTTCAGTTGTCTGGAATTGATGCAGTCGTATTCTATGGCATATGCATTTCTGACAATCCTCACATTCTCCAGCCCTGGAACAGTCCGGTACATGGCATACTGGACATCTTCAGGCAAGGAGCTGGACATACCGGCTAAATACATTTCATTGGTAAAAAGCCCCTCCGGCTCTACAAAGACCTGATGACGTTCCTTATCAGAAAATTTTACGACCTTATCTTCAATGGATGGACAATATCTAGGCCCGGTGCCTTCGATGGCTCCGGAATATAAGGGTGAACGGTCTATATTTTCCCGAATGATCTGATGGGTATTTTCATTGGTATAAGTAAGCCAGCAGGAAACCTGATCTTTTTGCAAGGCTTTCCTGTCTGTGGAAAAGGAGAAGGGCACCACTTTCTCATCTCCAAACTGCTCTTCCATCCTGGAAAAATCTATGCTTCTCTTGTCCACCCGGGCTGGAGTTCCTGTCTTAAAACGCAGCATTTCGATCCCATGTTCCTTTAAGGAATCCGTGAGATGATTGGCTGCCTTAAGGCCGTTAGGCCCTGTATACTCACTTACATCCCCGTAAATGCACCTTGCTTTTAAATAAGTACCTGTTGCCAGAACTGCCGCCTTGCAATGATAAACTGCTCCGGAAATGGTCTTAACTCCCGTAAGAGTCCCATCCTCTACTATGATTTCGGAAACCTCTGCCTGCCTTATGGTCAGATGGTCTGTATTCTCCAGAGTCATTCTCATGGCTCTGGAATATTCCTGCTTGTCCGCCTGAGCCCTTAAGGAATGAACAGCCGGCCCTTTGGACTGGTTTAACATTTTGGACTGGATAAAGGTTTTATCGATATTTTTTCCCATTTCCCCTCCTAAGGCATCCAGTTCCCTTACCAGATGGCCCTTGGAGCTTCCGCCTATATTGGGGTTGCATGGCATCAGCGCTATGCTGTCCACGCTGACAGTAAACATAATGGTTTCAAGCCCCAGCCTTGCACAGGCCAGAGCCGCTTCACAGCCCGCATGGCCCGCACCCACTATGACTACATCATAAAACTCTTCTAAATGCTGCATTTTGTACTCCTCTCCTATTTTCACCCATGTTCTCTTAATCCAGAACATCTTCTGCCAGTATTTTAAACGTTCCTGCATACTTATTAGACCTTATCCATCCTGGTCCACCCTTTTCCGGACAGTAAGGTATGAATTTCAGCCCGTATATTTATTTACCCATACAAAACTTACGGAATATTTCATTTACCAGATCATCTTCCACCGATTCTCCCAGGATGGTTCCTAACTGCTCATAGGCATCCATTAAATCAATGGAATAAAAATCCTCAGGCATCTCATTTCTTACGCTTTGTTCCACCATGGAAAGACTCTTAAGCGCTTCCAGAAGGGCATTTTTATGTCTTACATTGGTGATATAAACCTGATCATTAAAATCAATCTCACCATGATAAAACATGGCCTTAATCTCATTCTCCAGGTTCCCGATCCCCAGCCGTTCCTTTGCAGAAATAGGAATCACCTGATGTCTGGTCCTCATTTTTAACATATCCTCCGTTACCACAGGAATAAGATCTGTCTTATTTAAAAGTACCACTGCTTTCCTGCTTTCTATGAATGTTAAAATCTCCTCATCATTTTCATCAAGAGGACAGGAACCATCCACCACATAAATGATCAAATCTGCTTCCTGAGCTGCACTTCTAGCCTTTTCAACGCCGATTTTCTCTACCACATCCTGAGTATCCCGGATTCCTGCCGTATCTATGATATTAAGGCTTAGATCCTCCAGCCGGATCTGCTCCTTTAAAGTATCTCTGGTGGTCCCAGCAATATCTGTTACAATCGCCCGTTCCTCACCCACAAGAACATTTAAAAGAGAAGATTTTCCCGCATTTGGCTTTCCTAAAATAACAGTTTCAATACCCTCTGATAAAACTCTTCCGTTATCCGAGGACTTAATAAGAAGGTTCAGCTCCTCCTTAATAGGTTCCAATGTTTTCAAAAGAAGCTCCTGGTACCCATCCAGGGAAATGTGCTCAGGATCATCAAGAGCAGATTCGATAAAGGCAATTTGATAGATGATTTTCTCTCTCATATCCTTTATTTTCCTGGATACAGCTCCCTCCAGCTGACTGACCGAAGATTTTAAGGCATAATTGTTTTTCGCATGGATGACATCAATGACGGCCTCTGCCTGAGACAGATCCACCCTGCCGTTTAAAAACGCCCTTTTGGTAAATTCTCCAGGCTCTGCGGGCCTGGCTCCGTATTTTAACACTGTCTCCAGAATCCTTTTGGTCACAAGGACTCCTCCATGGCAGTCGATCTCAACCGTATCTTCTGCCGTATAGCTGCGGGGTCCTTTCATAATAAGAACCAGTACCTCATCAATGATCTCATCCCCATCATAAATGCATCCGTAATGAATGGTGTGAGACGGCTCTAAGGAAAGCTTTTTCTCTCCATTTCCCTTTGCCTTAAAAATTCGATCTATTATTTGAAATGACTCTTCGCCGCTGATCCTTACGATCCCGATCCCGGAACTGGACATAGCCGTGGCGATGGCCGCTATTGTATTCATTTTCATTGTTTGTCTCCTAATGAATCATCCGGTTATATCTGCATTTCCCGTTGATTCACAAATTAAAGATTGGAAGACGTTTTTCTATCATACAAACGTCGATCCGTAAATAGCCGCATTCTAAAGAAAAGGGGCGAGGTGCCTTCCGACAGCCCCAACCCCTCATGATTGTTTGTTTATTTATCTTTATCCTGATTCCGGTCCTTTTTGGAATAATCCTTTTTTAAGGAAATAACAACATGCCTGAATGGCTCTTCTCCGTCACTTCTAGTAACAACAAACTTATCATTCTGAAGTGCGGAATGAATGATCCTTCTTTCATAAGGATTCATTGGTTCCAGAGAAACGGAACGTCTTGTCCGCTTTACCTTATAAGCAATGTTTTTTGCCAGGGTTTCCAGAGTCTCTTTTCTCCGCTCCCTGTAATTTTCCGTATCAAGCTTTACCCTGATATAATCTTCATTTTCCTTGTTTAATACAAGGCTGACCAGATACTGCAGAGAATCTAAGGTCTGTCCTCTCTTGCCTATTAAAATTCCCATGTCATCTCCTGACATGTTAATGGATAGCTCTTTTTCCTTTTCATGATAGGCTGCTTCCATATGGACCCCTAAATCCATAGCGCCGAACACATCGGAAAGAAATGTCACCGCCTTATCTTCCAAGGTCTCTTTCTTCTTTGCACGGATGATAGCCGGTTTTGAACCGATAATTCCCAGAATACCATTACTTCCCTTATCAACAATCTCATACTCCAGCTTATCACTGGTTGTCCCTAATTCGATTAATGCCTTTGTAATCGCTTCATCTACGGTTTTTGCTGAAACTGTAATCATATCCATAGGTCACCCCTCCTATTTATTATTGTGCTTTTCGTTGTACTTCTCAACCATCCTCGCCTTTGATGCAATGCTGCCCGGATTTGAGGTTCCGTTGTTATAATAATCGTTGGAAGCCTTAACCTGTTCCTTTGTCTTTTCAGCCTTGGCATTCATCTCAGCCTCCGCCTTTTCATTGGAAGCCTGAAGATTCTTTAAGTTGGCTGTGGCATTCTGGGCAACTCGCTGAGGAGGAAGTCCCTTCTTGGCACGCTTTTTATTGGCTTTTTCCACGTTCTTTTTGATCATCTCATCCATATCAATCTGGTTTAAATGACGGTTTACAGCAACCTGCTGGATGATCTGGAACACGCTGGAAGCAATCCAGTAAATACCAATACCTGATGCAAAAGTAAAACAGAAAAATACAGACATCAGAGGCATGATCGTATTCATGCTCTTCATGGATTGAGCCATAGTATTATTCTCATCATTTCCATGTTGCGGCTGATTCACTGTCATCAGCCTGGTACTGAACCACTGGCTGAGACCGGCCAGAATTGGAATGAGAATGGCAAGGCTGAAATGGAAGCCTCCTCCCGGCGGAAACAATACGCTTGATGGCGTAGAGGCCAGATTGATTCCCAGGAACGAATTCATATGGGAGATCTGAGCTGCATTAACAGCAATCGTTTCCTTAATGGAAGGAAATAATACCTGCAAAGAACTCCACTGGCTGGGATTTAACTGATAAAGGTAATCTACCATCCCATTGCTGCTTGAAAGACTTCCAATTCTTGAAAGATTGATTTTATTATCTGCGGCAAACTGTGTCAGCATCCCCACATGGTCCACCCCAAGGGAATTAATCGCAGTCACCACATTTTCATATACTGCCTTAACACTTTGTACATAGGCAGGAATATGATAAATGACCTGATACAGGGCAAAAAGAATCGGCATCTGTATGACAAGCTGCACACAGCCTCCTGTCATGGAAGTTCCGTATTTCTCATAAACTGCCTGAACCTCCACATTCTGCCTTCTCATGGATTCCTGGTCAGTTTTTCCTTTATACTTCGCCTGGATCGCTGA is a window of [Clostridium] saccharolyticum WM1 DNA encoding:
- the mnmG gene encoding tRNA uridine-5-carboxymethylaminomethyl(34) synthesis enzyme MnmG, which codes for MQHLEEFYDVVIVGAGHAGCEAALACARLGLETIMFTVSVDSIALMPCNPNIGGSSKGHLVRELDALGGEMGKNIDKTFIQSKMLNQSKGPAVHSLRAQADKQEYSRAMRMTLENTDHLTIRQAEVSEIIVEDGTLTGVKTISGAVYHCKAAVLATGTYLKARCIYGDVSEYTGPNGLKAANHLTDSLKEHGIEMLRFKTGTPARVDKRSIDFSRMEEQFGDEKVVPFSFSTDRKALQKDQVSCWLTYTNENTHQIIRENIDRSPLYSGAIEGTGPRYCPSIEDKVVKFSDKERHQVFVEPEGLFTNEMYLAGMSSSLPEDVQYAMYRTVPGLENVRIVRNAYAIEYDCINSRQLKSTLELMSIRGLFCGGQFNGSSGYEEAAVQGFMAGVNAAMKLLGREQVVLDRSQAYIGVLIDDLVTKENHEPYRMMTSRAEYRLLLRQDNADLRLMKIGHDIGLISHEQYEKLLEKERLIEEEIRRLESTNIGASREVQAFLEENGSTPLKTGTTLAELVRRPELDYIMLTNIDNQRPLLPEDVIEQVNINIKYDGYIRRQKQQVIQYKKLENKRLDVEFDYSSVKGLRREAIQKLNLYKPMSIGQASRISGVSPADISVLLVFLEQLRYQKSLEKKE
- a CDS encoding YidC/Oxa1 family membrane protein insertase: MEFLVLTKVGGILGPFATVLGVIMDWLFKLTSTFGIQNIGLCIILFTLVTKLLMFPLTLKQQKSSKLMSVMQPEISAIQAKYKGKTDQESMRRQNVEVQAVYEKYGTSMTGGCVQLVIQMPILFALYQVIYHIPAYVQSVKAVYENVVTAINSLGVDHVGMLTQFAADNKINLSRIGSLSSSNGMVDYLYQLNPSQWSSLQVLFPSIKETIAVNAAQISHMNSFLGINLASTPSSVLFPPGGGFHFSLAILIPILAGLSQWFSTRLMTVNQPQHGNDENNTMAQSMKSMNTIMPLMSVFFCFTFASGIGIYWIASSVFQIIQQVAVNRHLNQIDMDEMIKKNVEKANKKRAKKGLPPQRVAQNATANLKNLQASNEKAEAEMNAKAEKTKEQVKASNDYYNNGTSNPGSIASKARMVEKYNEKHNNK
- the mnmE gene encoding tRNA uridine-5-carboxymethylaminomethyl(34) synthesis GTPase MnmE, whose amino-acid sequence is MKMNTIAAIATAMSSSGIGIVRISGEESFQIIDRIFKAKGNGEKKLSLEPSHTIHYGCIYDGDEIIDEVLVLIMKGPRSYTAEDTVEIDCHGGVLVTKRILETVLKYGARPAEPGEFTKRAFLNGRVDLSQAEAVIDVIHAKNNYALKSSVSQLEGAVSRKIKDMREKIIYQIAFIESALDDPEHISLDGYQELLLKTLEPIKEELNLLIKSSDNGRVLSEGIETVILGKPNAGKSSLLNVLVGEERAIVTDIAGTTRDTLKEQIRLEDLSLNIIDTAGIRDTQDVVEKIGVEKARSAAQEADLIIYVVDGSCPLDENDEEILTFIESRKAVVLLNKTDLIPVVTEDMLKMRTRHQVIPISAKERLGIGNLENEIKAMFYHGEIDFNDQVYITNVRHKNALLEALKSLSMVEQSVRNEMPEDFYSIDLMDAYEQLGTILGESVEDDLVNEIFRKFCMGK
- the jag gene encoding RNA-binding cell elongation regulator Jag/EloR — protein: MDMITVSAKTVDEAITKALIELGTTSDKLEYEIVDKGSNGILGIIGSKPAIIRAKKKETLEDKAVTFLSDVFGAMDLGVHMEAAYHEKEKELSINMSGDDMGILIGKRGQTLDSLQYLVSLVLNKENEDYIRVKLDTENYRERRKETLETLAKNIAYKVKRTRRSVSLEPMNPYERRIIHSALQNDKFVVTRSDGEEPFRHVVISLKKDYSKKDRNQDKDK